The Pirellulales bacterium genome contains a region encoding:
- a CDS encoding acyl-CoA thioesterase, which translates to MSEVYSTQRRVEWHDTDAAGIAHFTAFFRYMEEAEHELLRSRGLSVLMRDDLGQQLSWPRVAVHCDYTGSVKFEDLLDIEVQIARLGTKSVTYDFRFRHGAREVARGTITAVCCRITETGGIEAIAISADIARRLGGPFD; encoded by the coding sequence CAACGGCGCGTCGAATGGCACGACACGGACGCGGCAGGCATTGCGCATTTCACGGCCTTCTTTCGCTACATGGAGGAGGCCGAACACGAGCTGCTGCGGTCGCGCGGCTTGAGCGTGCTGATGCGCGACGACCTGGGGCAGCAGTTGTCCTGGCCCCGCGTGGCCGTACACTGCGACTATACCGGGTCCGTCAAGTTCGAGGACCTGCTGGACATCGAGGTTCAGATCGCCCGCTTGGGCACGAAGAGCGTGACGTACGACTTCCGCTTTCGTCACGGCGCGCGCGAAGTCGCCCGCGGCACCATCACGGCCGTTTGTTGCCGGATCACCGAGACCGGCGGCATCGAGGCCATCGCCATTTCGGCCGACATTGCCCGTCGGTTAGGCGGGCCCTTCGATTAG